One window of the Herbiconiux sp. L3-i23 genome contains the following:
- the iolB gene encoding 5-deoxy-glucuronate isomerase — MTTNDWLFSRGTLADGPWESVVGDGLPGWAHTGLRIAELDGDLLLTAGPVERMVVPLAGAFTVTSGADRWELSGRASVFDGPTDVLYLGIDAEARIEGRGRVAVAEATATTSLPNAVLGRDEVPVEIRGAGRSTRQVHNFGVPGALVAQKLIVCEVITPAENWSSYPAHKHDEQGPHESELEEIYYFESAVARGTEAPGEAAPFGMFATYASDTRPIDTSALVRTGDVALVPYGYHGPAVAAPGYDLYYLNVMAGPGAERAWRITDDPAHGWVRGSWTDQQPDPRLPYLAKEPHA, encoded by the coding sequence ATGACGACGAACGACTGGCTGTTCTCCCGCGGAACACTCGCAGACGGACCATGGGAGAGCGTCGTCGGCGACGGCCTGCCGGGCTGGGCGCACACCGGCCTGCGCATCGCCGAACTCGACGGTGACCTGCTCCTGACGGCGGGGCCCGTGGAACGGATGGTCGTGCCGCTCGCGGGCGCCTTCACCGTGACCTCGGGCGCCGACCGGTGGGAGCTGTCGGGTCGCGCGTCCGTCTTCGACGGCCCCACGGACGTGCTCTACCTCGGCATCGACGCGGAGGCGCGCATCGAAGGACGGGGACGGGTCGCGGTCGCGGAGGCGACCGCCACGACGTCGCTGCCGAACGCCGTCCTCGGTCGCGACGAGGTGCCGGTCGAGATCCGCGGCGCCGGACGCTCGACGAGGCAGGTGCACAACTTCGGGGTGCCCGGCGCCCTCGTCGCGCAGAAGCTCATCGTCTGCGAGGTGATCACTCCGGCCGAGAACTGGTCGTCGTATCCCGCGCACAAGCACGACGAGCAGGGCCCGCACGAGAGCGAGCTCGAGGAGATCTACTACTTCGAGTCCGCCGTCGCCCGCGGAACCGAGGCGCCGGGCGAGGCCGCCCCGTTCGGGATGTTCGCGACCTACGCCTCCGACACGCGACCGATCGACACGAGCGCCCTCGTCCGCACCGGCGACGTCGCCCTGGTGCCGTACGGTTACCACGGGCCCGCGGTCGCCGCCCCCGGGTACGACCTCTACTACCTCAACGTCATGGCGGGCCCCGGCGCCGAACGCGCCTGGCGGATCACCGACGACCCCGCCCACGGCTGGGTGCGCGGATCGTGGACCGATCAGCAGCCCGACCCCCGTCTGCCGTACCTGGCGAAGGAGCCGCACGCATGA